The Methanobrevibacter millerae genomic interval CTGCATTTCTTACGATTTTTGCGTCTCCTCTTTTTAAACCTAACGCAGGTTCAAAAAAGTCAATCAGCCTGCAGTCCATACATGTTAAAATAGCTAATTTTTTAGCTGCGTGGTGAGACATCTCAGTTCCTTCAAAGTTTTCAACAAATTCCTTATTATCTTTTAATACGTTTTCCAAAATTGTCATTTTTAAACTCCCCTTGCCATTGCAGTGAGTCCGGTTCTTGAAATCCTTTTGATTCCATAACCTTTCAATAAAGATATAAATGCATTTATTTTTTCCATATCTCCAGTAATTTCAATTATTAACGTTTCTTCAGTAACGTCAACAATATTGGCTCTGAAGATATTTACATACTGCATTATTTCAGCTCTTGCCTTTTCATTGGGAATATTGACTTTTACAAGACATAATTCCCTTTTAACAGCATTTTTAGAAATATCTTTAATCTTGATAACATCAACCTGTTTATTCAGTTGCTTTGTGACCTGTTCCAATATCTTGTCATCGGCCTTTACGGCAATAACCATTCTTGCCAATCCATCCACTTCGGACTGGCCTACCGTAATGCTGTCAATATTGAAACCTCTTCTTGTAAAGAGTCCTGCGACCTTCTGTAAAACTCCAGGCTTGTTTTCAACCAATGTGCTTATAACATGATACCTTTCCTGCATTTAAATCACATCTTTTTCAAGTTTGTATTCACCAATCATCTCATTGATGCCTGCTCCTGGAGGCAGCATCGGAAGCGTCTCTTCTGAATCTATTATTACGTCAATCAATATTGCTTCATTATCCTTGATTGCGGTTTTTAATGCCTCTTTCGTTTCGCCAGGTTTTTCCACCCTTAAGGCATTGACACCGAAGCTTTCAGCCAGCTTGACAAAGTCAGGGCTTTGGCCGAATTTGGTCTCGGAATGTCTTCTGTCATACAATAGGCTTTGCCATTGATATACCATTCCCAAAGTCCTGTTTTCAAATACCATGGCGATTACAGGTATATCATAGTCATGGACAG includes:
- the ilvN gene encoding acetolactate synthase small subunit; translated protein: MQERYHVISTLVENKPGVLQKVAGLFTRRGFNIDSITVGQSEVDGLARMVIAVKADDKILEQVTKQLNKQVDVIKIKDISKNAVKRELCLVKVNIPNEKARAEIMQYVNIFRANIVDVTEETLIIEITGDMEKINAFISLLKGYGIKRISRTGLTAMARGV